A portion of the Bacillus sp. es.034 genome contains these proteins:
- a CDS encoding MarR family winged helix-turn-helix transcriptional regulator yields the protein MENQQITPALQLLRSFSRVNKTMMRFVQKTAADNGLSVPQYTILVTIATEKEMTQKTVGEKTFLPKSTLSQAVEGLVHAGFLHRQQVEDNRREMLLSLSSQGETMLKGIHKQEGSIHQLTAGAGATLSEEEFAGLLQAHERIADYFDQKGKEEDAT from the coding sequence ATGGAAAATCAGCAGATCACTCCTGCACTGCAATTATTGCGTTCATTTTCACGGGTGAATAAGACGATGATGCGGTTCGTCCAGAAAACAGCCGCAGACAACGGCTTATCGGTCCCGCAATATACGATTTTAGTGACGATTGCCACTGAGAAAGAGATGACCCAAAAGACAGTCGGAGAGAAAACATTCCTGCCCAAAAGCACGTTGAGTCAAGCCGTCGAAGGGCTGGTTCATGCAGGATTCCTCCACCGGCAGCAGGTGGAAGACAATCGCCGGGAAATGCTTCTTTCCCTCAGCAGTCAAGGGGAAACGATGTTAAAAGGAATCCACAAACAGGAAGGCAGTATTCATCAGCTTACGGCCGGGGCGGGCGCGACTCTCTCTGAAGAAGAGTTCGCCGGACTTCTGCAGGCGCATGAAAGGATCGCCGACTATTTTGATCAAAAAGGGAAAGAGGAGGATGCCACATGA
- a CDS encoding DUF4190 domain-containing protein, producing the protein MDHELGRKGLNGKAVVSILLGVLSIVMVIFPIIGAILGLVGVVLGMIGRREVKQNGQEGKHLAILGIIFSLVGILFSICWLVMSYMTFSSMISS; encoded by the coding sequence ATGGATCATGAGCTAGGGAGGAAAGGTTTGAATGGAAAAGCCGTGGTGTCTATCTTATTGGGAGTCCTATCCATTGTGATGGTGATCTTTCCTATTATAGGAGCGATTCTCGGTCTGGTTGGCGTCGTACTGGGGATGATCGGACGGCGTGAAGTCAAACAAAATGGCCAGGAGGGGAAGCATCTGGCCATTCTGGGGATTATTTTCAGTTTGGTTGGCATTTTGTTCTCCATCTGCTGGTTGGTTATGTCGTATATGACATTTTCGAGTATGATCTCTTCTTGA
- a CDS encoding DUF3021 domain-containing protein, giving the protein MNLLRKGLIRGLIPFVFFSIIVLLWTQFEGSPAISKQLFLYGLIAFFLGVASVIYEVGRWSFIQQIVVHYLVMLVTVFPTLLLSGAYPVDSIRDVASVFFLFNKMGLILFLSTYFLFKWRNRAYLREQGE; this is encoded by the coding sequence ATGAATCTATTAAGAAAAGGGTTAATTAGAGGTCTCATCCCGTTTGTTTTTTTCTCCATAATTGTGCTGCTATGGACTCAATTCGAAGGCTCGCCAGCCATTTCGAAGCAGTTATTCCTTTACGGTCTGATCGCTTTTTTCCTCGGGGTGGCAAGCGTCATCTATGAAGTGGGACGATGGAGTTTCATCCAACAGATTGTGGTTCATTATCTGGTAATGCTGGTGACGGTTTTCCCCACGTTACTCCTGAGCGGTGCGTACCCGGTGGATTCTATTAGGGATGTAGCGAGTGTATTTTTCCTTTTTAATAAAATGGGGCTGATCCTATTTTTGAGTACCTATTTTCTTTTTAAATGGAGGAATCGGGCGTATTTGAGGGAACAGGGTGAATAA
- a CDS encoding GrpB family protein translates to MENSHWPKWAVESIEVVPPNPEWIEAGRAEVKELMQRLSPFGVKEVEHVGSTANRDLPAKPIIDVMARIPSFDEVEEIAGKLAADGWHYVPVELDDRPWRRFFIKVENDRRVAHLHLMLEGEPRWEQQRIFRDRLNGNPSLREEYAELKKSLASQFPDDREAYSDGKAAFIERVLGEEK, encoded by the coding sequence ATGGAAAATAGTCATTGGCCAAAATGGGCTGTGGAATCAATCGAGGTCGTACCTCCGAATCCGGAGTGGATCGAGGCGGGAAGAGCTGAGGTGAAGGAACTCATGCAGCGTTTGAGTCCCTTTGGTGTCAAGGAAGTCGAGCATGTAGGGAGCACGGCGAACCGGGACCTTCCGGCAAAACCGATCATCGATGTGATGGCGAGGATTCCATCCTTTGATGAAGTGGAAGAGATCGCGGGAAAACTTGCGGCGGATGGTTGGCATTATGTGCCGGTGGAGCTTGATGACCGTCCGTGGAGAAGGTTTTTTATCAAGGTAGAAAATGATAGGCGTGTCGCCCATTTACATCTCATGCTGGAAGGGGAACCGAGATGGGAACAGCAGCGGATATTCAGGGACCGGTTGAACGGAAATCCTTCTTTAAGGGAAGAATACGCAGAACTGAAAAAAAGTCTGGCAAGCCAATTTCCTGACGACCGGGAAGCGTATTCGGACGGGAAAGCAGCATTTATAGAAAGAGTATTGGGGGAAGAAAAATGA
- a CDS encoding GNAT family N-acetyltransferase — protein MNIVSLERLSRKKITHFFNQHWGSVEMVISSGVYDCASLDGFAVLNKDNGITGLITYVFKDAECEIISLDSLGEKKGIGTLLFEAVEKVAAQNGCRRITLITTNDNLLALKFYQKRGFRISTIHRDAVEKARRIKPEIPMFGNDGIPIRDEIELEKGVTGYGK, from the coding sequence ATGAACATCGTTTCACTGGAAAGATTATCGAGAAAGAAGATCACCCATTTTTTTAACCAGCATTGGGGAAGTGTAGAGATGGTGATTTCAAGCGGAGTTTATGATTGTGCTTCTTTAGACGGCTTTGCCGTTTTGAATAAAGATAACGGAATCACGGGTTTAATTACATATGTGTTTAAAGACGCCGAATGCGAGATTATTTCCCTTGATAGTTTAGGAGAAAAAAAGGGGATCGGCACCTTGCTTTTTGAAGCAGTAGAAAAGGTGGCTGCCCAAAACGGGTGTAGACGCATCACACTGATCACGACGAATGACAATCTGTTGGCATTGAAGTTTTACCAAAAGAGAGGCTTCAGGATATCGACTATCCACCGGGATGCCGTGGAGAAAGCGAGACGGATCAAGCCTGAGATTCCGATGTTCGGGAATGACGGGATTCCGATTCGAGATGAGATTGAACTGGAGAAAGGAGTGACAGGTTATGGAAAATAG
- a CDS encoding GNAT family protein: MELTIRRRTQADINEFITWTYDGVYSFYDNNLQKEKIEGLKESVHLERAFSVVDENENLIGNCEFYDVEEDGENILVLGVQMNPSMTGKGHGQTFVQAIIDQGRERLKFTHLELAVADFNERAIRTYEKEGFRKRGSFENEIRGENYQFSIMAKDF; encoded by the coding sequence ATGGAACTGACCATAAGAAGAAGGACACAGGCAGATATCAACGAATTCATCACGTGGACGTATGACGGGGTCTATTCGTTTTATGATAACAATCTTCAAAAAGAAAAAATTGAAGGATTGAAAGAGAGCGTACATTTAGAAAGAGCCTTTTCAGTCGTTGACGAGAACGAGAATCTGATCGGAAACTGTGAGTTTTATGATGTGGAAGAAGACGGGGAAAACATCCTGGTCCTCGGCGTTCAGATGAATCCTTCCATGACAGGAAAGGGACACGGACAGACCTTTGTACAAGCAATCATCGATCAGGGACGTGAACGCTTGAAGTTCACCCATTTGGAATTGGCCGTTGCCGATTTTAATGAACGGGCGATCCGAACCTATGAGAAAGAGGGATTCAGGAAACGGGGTTCATTCGAAAATGAAATAAGGGGTGAAAACTATCAATTTAGTATTATGGCGAAGGATTTTTGA